A stretch of Henckelia pumila isolate YLH828 chromosome 4, ASM3356847v2, whole genome shotgun sequence DNA encodes these proteins:
- the LOC140866116 gene encoding COBRA-like protein 6 isoform X3: MYPYGRSLSHSLPSTHTNHHRHGYDPLDPNGNVTIRWDVIQDTGDGIQYVKLWIVNNQLFRHVEFPGWKLSWAWPGDEVIWSIKGAEATEQGNCSAFKARQLPHCCEKEPTIIDLLPGAPYTNQARNCCKGGLLSSMIQDPAKYIAGFEMQIGSSGSNGYLPQVPQNFSLGLPGYTCSNPVQVPPTKSFEDQGRRRTQAIATYNVTCSYSQFRAASAPTCCVSMSAFYSETIVPCPKCSCACQGQNGSSCLRPGDLPPPLQVQANEQPRPVVECSHHMCPIQVHWHVKQSYREYWRVKITVSNKNYVKNYSEWNLVVLHPNLRNLTQVFSFNYRPLNQYGNINDTGMFYGIDHYNDMLLQAGEKGNVQTEMLMYKDPETFTFREGWAFPRKISFNGQDCVMPLPDDYPQLPNSSHFSAPLSIFSTFISFLLFLLIA; the protein is encoded by the exons ATGTATCCATATGGACGTTCACTCTCCCACTCTCTCCCCAGCACACACACAAACCACCACAGGC ATGGTTATGATCCGTTGGATCCCAACGGGAACGTTACAATCCGATGGGACGTCATCCAAGACACTGGTGATGGAATTCAATAT GTAAAGTTGTGGATAGTGAACAACCAATTATTTCGTCATGTGGAGTTCCCAGGATGGAAGTTAAGCTGGGCATGGCCAGGGGACGAGGTTATATGGTCGATAAAAGGAGCAGAGGCAACTGAACAAGGGAACTGCTCTGCATTCAAAGCACGGCAGCTGCCTCATTGCTGTGAGAAGGAGCCAACAATCATAGATCTTTTGCCTGGTGCCCCATACACTAATCAAGCACGAAATTGTTGCAAAGGGGGACTGCTTTCATCCATGATTCAAGATCCTGCAAAATATATTGCTGGTTTTGAGATGCAGATCGGAAGTTCTGGAAGTAATGGTTATCTGCCTCAAGTCCCTCAGAATTTTTCACTTGGGCTTCCTGGATATACGTGTTCAAATCCGGTCCAGGTCCCACCGACTAAATCTTTTGAAGATCAAGGGCGTAGAAGGACACAAGCTATCG CTACATATAATGTGACCTGCTCTTATTCCCAGTTCCGAGCGGCATCTGCGCCAACTTGCTGCGTTTCAATGTCCGCATTCTACAGCGAGACCATCGTACCGTGCCCAAAATGTAGCTGTGCTTGCCAAGGACAGAATGGATCGTCATGCCTCAG GCCAGGGGACTTACCTCCGCCGCTGCAAGTACAAGCCAACGAACAACCAAGGCCAGTGGTGGAGTGTTCTCATCATATGTGCCCCATTCAAGTGCATTGGCATGTAAAACAGAGTTATAGAGAGTATTGGAGAGTGAAAATCACGGTTTCGAATAAGAACTATGTCAAGAATTACAGCGAGTGGAACTTGGTGGTGTTGCACCCCAATCTCCGAAATCTTACACAAGTTTTCAGTTTCAACTACAGGCCCCTCAACCAATATGGCAACATAA ATGACACAGGAATGTTTTACGGGATTGATCATTACAATGATATGCTACTACAAGCAGGTGAAAAAGGAAATGTGCAGACAGAAATGCTAATGTACAAGGATCCTGAAACTTTCACGTTTAGGGAAGGTTGGGCATTTCCAAGGAAGATTTCTTTCAACGGCCAAGATTGTGTTATGCCCTTACCAGATGATTATCCACAGCTCCCAAATTCATCTCATTTTAGTGCACCATTATCTATCTTCTCTACGTTTATCTCATTTTTATTGTTTCTATTGATAGCGTAA
- the LOC140866116 gene encoding COBRA-like protein 6 isoform X1: MYPYGRSLSHSLPSTHTNHHRRTFIFPRFMFVKFKDSLIFLNHFCGFLDLILIASLFFSVGFVSRTYGYDPLDPNGNVTIRWDVIQDTGDGIQYVKLWIVNNQLFRHVEFPGWKLSWAWPGDEVIWSIKGAEATEQGNCSAFKARQLPHCCEKEPTIIDLLPGAPYTNQARNCCKGGLLSSMIQDPAKYIAGFEMQIGSSGSNGYLPQVPQNFSLGLPGYTCSNPVQVPPTKSFEDQGRRRTQAIATYNVTCSYSQFRAASAPTCCVSMSAFYSETIVPCPKCSCACQGQNGSSCLRPGDLPPPLQVQANEQPRPVVECSHHMCPIQVHWHVKQSYREYWRVKITVSNKNYVKNYSEWNLVVLHPNLRNLTQVFSFNYRPLNQYGNINDTGMFYGIDHYNDMLLQAGEKGNVQTEMLMYKDPETFTFREGWAFPRKISFNGQDCVMPLPDDYPQLPNSSHFSAPLSIFSTFISFLLFLLIA, translated from the exons ATGTATCCATATGGACGTTCACTCTCCCACTCTCTCCCCAGCACACACACAAACCACCACAGGCGTACTTTTATTTTTCCGAGGTTTATGTTCGTGAAGTTTAAGGATTCATTGATTTTCTTGAACCATTTTTGTGG ATTCTTGGATTTAATCTTGATTGCATCACTCTTCTTTAGCGTTGGTTTTGTGTCAAGAACAT ATGGTTATGATCCGTTGGATCCCAACGGGAACGTTACAATCCGATGGGACGTCATCCAAGACACTGGTGATGGAATTCAATAT GTAAAGTTGTGGATAGTGAACAACCAATTATTTCGTCATGTGGAGTTCCCAGGATGGAAGTTAAGCTGGGCATGGCCAGGGGACGAGGTTATATGGTCGATAAAAGGAGCAGAGGCAACTGAACAAGGGAACTGCTCTGCATTCAAAGCACGGCAGCTGCCTCATTGCTGTGAGAAGGAGCCAACAATCATAGATCTTTTGCCTGGTGCCCCATACACTAATCAAGCACGAAATTGTTGCAAAGGGGGACTGCTTTCATCCATGATTCAAGATCCTGCAAAATATATTGCTGGTTTTGAGATGCAGATCGGAAGTTCTGGAAGTAATGGTTATCTGCCTCAAGTCCCTCAGAATTTTTCACTTGGGCTTCCTGGATATACGTGTTCAAATCCGGTCCAGGTCCCACCGACTAAATCTTTTGAAGATCAAGGGCGTAGAAGGACACAAGCTATCG CTACATATAATGTGACCTGCTCTTATTCCCAGTTCCGAGCGGCATCTGCGCCAACTTGCTGCGTTTCAATGTCCGCATTCTACAGCGAGACCATCGTACCGTGCCCAAAATGTAGCTGTGCTTGCCAAGGACAGAATGGATCGTCATGCCTCAG GCCAGGGGACTTACCTCCGCCGCTGCAAGTACAAGCCAACGAACAACCAAGGCCAGTGGTGGAGTGTTCTCATCATATGTGCCCCATTCAAGTGCATTGGCATGTAAAACAGAGTTATAGAGAGTATTGGAGAGTGAAAATCACGGTTTCGAATAAGAACTATGTCAAGAATTACAGCGAGTGGAACTTGGTGGTGTTGCACCCCAATCTCCGAAATCTTACACAAGTTTTCAGTTTCAACTACAGGCCCCTCAACCAATATGGCAACATAA ATGACACAGGAATGTTTTACGGGATTGATCATTACAATGATATGCTACTACAAGCAGGTGAAAAAGGAAATGTGCAGACAGAAATGCTAATGTACAAGGATCCTGAAACTTTCACGTTTAGGGAAGGTTGGGCATTTCCAAGGAAGATTTCTTTCAACGGCCAAGATTGTGTTATGCCCTTACCAGATGATTATCCACAGCTCCCAAATTCATCTCATTTTAGTGCACCATTATCTATCTTCTCTACGTTTATCTCATTTTTATTGTTTCTATTGATAGCGTAA
- the LOC140866116 gene encoding COBRA-like protein 6 isoform X2 — MDWIPCSFSVKNRFLDLILIASLFFSVGFVSRTYGYDPLDPNGNVTIRWDVIQDTGDGIQYVKLWIVNNQLFRHVEFPGWKLSWAWPGDEVIWSIKGAEATEQGNCSAFKARQLPHCCEKEPTIIDLLPGAPYTNQARNCCKGGLLSSMIQDPAKYIAGFEMQIGSSGSNGYLPQVPQNFSLGLPGYTCSNPVQVPPTKSFEDQGRRRTQAIATYNVTCSYSQFRAASAPTCCVSMSAFYSETIVPCPKCSCACQGQNGSSCLRPGDLPPPLQVQANEQPRPVVECSHHMCPIQVHWHVKQSYREYWRVKITVSNKNYVKNYSEWNLVVLHPNLRNLTQVFSFNYRPLNQYGNINDTGMFYGIDHYNDMLLQAGEKGNVQTEMLMYKDPETFTFREGWAFPRKISFNGQDCVMPLPDDYPQLPNSSHFSAPLSIFSTFISFLLFLLIA; from the exons ATGGATTGGATCCCATGTTCGTTTTCTGTCAAAAACAGATTCTTGGATTTAATCTTGATTGCATCACTCTTCTTTAGCGTTGGTTTTGTGTCAAGAACAT ATGGTTATGATCCGTTGGATCCCAACGGGAACGTTACAATCCGATGGGACGTCATCCAAGACACTGGTGATGGAATTCAATAT GTAAAGTTGTGGATAGTGAACAACCAATTATTTCGTCATGTGGAGTTCCCAGGATGGAAGTTAAGCTGGGCATGGCCAGGGGACGAGGTTATATGGTCGATAAAAGGAGCAGAGGCAACTGAACAAGGGAACTGCTCTGCATTCAAAGCACGGCAGCTGCCTCATTGCTGTGAGAAGGAGCCAACAATCATAGATCTTTTGCCTGGTGCCCCATACACTAATCAAGCACGAAATTGTTGCAAAGGGGGACTGCTTTCATCCATGATTCAAGATCCTGCAAAATATATTGCTGGTTTTGAGATGCAGATCGGAAGTTCTGGAAGTAATGGTTATCTGCCTCAAGTCCCTCAGAATTTTTCACTTGGGCTTCCTGGATATACGTGTTCAAATCCGGTCCAGGTCCCACCGACTAAATCTTTTGAAGATCAAGGGCGTAGAAGGACACAAGCTATCG CTACATATAATGTGACCTGCTCTTATTCCCAGTTCCGAGCGGCATCTGCGCCAACTTGCTGCGTTTCAATGTCCGCATTCTACAGCGAGACCATCGTACCGTGCCCAAAATGTAGCTGTGCTTGCCAAGGACAGAATGGATCGTCATGCCTCAG GCCAGGGGACTTACCTCCGCCGCTGCAAGTACAAGCCAACGAACAACCAAGGCCAGTGGTGGAGTGTTCTCATCATATGTGCCCCATTCAAGTGCATTGGCATGTAAAACAGAGTTATAGAGAGTATTGGAGAGTGAAAATCACGGTTTCGAATAAGAACTATGTCAAGAATTACAGCGAGTGGAACTTGGTGGTGTTGCACCCCAATCTCCGAAATCTTACACAAGTTTTCAGTTTCAACTACAGGCCCCTCAACCAATATGGCAACATAA ATGACACAGGAATGTTTTACGGGATTGATCATTACAATGATATGCTACTACAAGCAGGTGAAAAAGGAAATGTGCAGACAGAAATGCTAATGTACAAGGATCCTGAAACTTTCACGTTTAGGGAAGGTTGGGCATTTCCAAGGAAGATTTCTTTCAACGGCCAAGATTGTGTTATGCCCTTACCAGATGATTATCCACAGCTCCCAAATTCATCTCATTTTAGTGCACCATTATCTATCTTCTCTACGTTTATCTCATTTTTATTGTTTCTATTGATAGCGTAA